In Sulfitobacter sp. M39, the following proteins share a genomic window:
- the aroQ gene encoding type II 3-dehydroquinate dehydratase — MTSILILNGPNLNLLGTRQPEVYGKTTLADVETLCREKAKALGFDVAFEQSNHEGALIDLIHAAKGKHAGIVLNAGAYTHTSIALMDAIASVELPVVEVHLSNIHAREEFRHRSYIAPVALGQICGFGAQGYLMALDALKTHLKD, encoded by the coding sequence ATGACATCCATTCTGATCCTGAACGGTCCGAACCTGAACCTGCTGGGCACGCGCCAGCCCGAGGTCTATGGCAAGACGACTTTGGCCGATGTCGAGACGCTGTGCCGCGAGAAAGCGAAGGCGCTTGGGTTTGATGTGGCGTTTGAGCAGTCCAACCACGAAGGCGCGCTGATCGATCTGATCCACGCGGCCAAAGGCAAACATGCCGGGATTGTGCTGAATGCCGGTGCCTATACCCATACGTCGATTGCGCTGATGGATGCGATCGCCTCGGTCGAGCTGCCGGTGGTCGAAGTACACCTGAGCAACATCCACGCCCGCGAAGAATTCCGGCACCGGTCTTACATTGCACCAGTGGCTCTGGGTCAGATCTGCGGGTTTGGTGCGCAGGGTTATCTGATGGCATTGGATGCGCTGAAAACTCACCTAAAGGATTAG
- a CDS encoding rhodanese-like domain-containing protein, protein MTLKMSSADMVAAARARIREIETPDLMAMLTDPDVVVVDLRDIRERQRSGYIPGSFHAPRGMIEFWVDPDSPYFKEIFGQDKTFVFHCASGWRSAITTATLQDMGFDAAHLREGFSTWEKHGGPVEYPEKKD, encoded by the coding sequence ATGACGCTCAAGATGTCTTCGGCGGATATGGTCGCCGCTGCCCGTGCACGTATCCGCGAGATCGAAACGCCTGATCTGATGGCCATGCTGACGGATCCGGATGTTGTTGTCGTTGATCTGCGCGATATCCGTGAACGCCAGCGCAGCGGCTATATCCCTGGCAGCTTTCATGCACCGCGCGGCATGATCGAATTCTGGGTCGACCCTGACAGCCCGTACTTCAAAGAGATCTTTGGTCAGGACAAAACCTTTGTCTTTCACTGCGCCTCTGGCTGGCGCTCTGCGATCACTACGGCGACGCTGCAAGACATGGGCTTTGACGCGGCGCATCTGCGCGAAGGTTTTTCTACTTGGGAAAAACACGGTGGTCCGGTCGAATACCCTGAAAAGAAAGACTAA
- a CDS encoding fumarylacetoacetate hydrolase family protein, with amino-acid sequence MKLCRIETPDGIKPAMIDADGAARDLTQHLTDIELATMAPAALDQLRDVDVTALPVITGRFAPVINDIRRILCIGLNYSDHAAEAGMDVPDHPILFSKLCAATGANDPIIIPKDSEKTDWEVELAVVIGTKAQHVSEADALSHVAGYASFNDVSERAFQIEFGGQWVKGKSCDSFAPIGPYLATADEVPDPQNLDLWLDVNGTRRQTGNTRTMVFSVAEIISFLSRFMTLLPGDVIATGTPPGVGMGFKPPVYLQPGDVVELGIEGLGDQRQEVIKFNG; translated from the coding sequence ATGAAACTCTGCCGTATCGAAACCCCTGACGGGATAAAACCTGCGATGATTGACGCAGATGGCGCCGCGCGCGATCTGACGCAGCATCTGACGGATATCGAGCTTGCTACGATGGCACCCGCAGCGCTGGACCAGCTGCGCGATGTGGACGTCACGGCGTTGCCTGTCATCACGGGCCGTTTTGCCCCTGTGATCAATGACATACGTCGTATTCTGTGTATCGGGCTGAATTACTCCGACCACGCGGCCGAAGCTGGCATGGATGTGCCCGATCACCCGATCCTGTTTAGCAAACTCTGCGCGGCCACCGGTGCCAACGACCCGATCATCATCCCCAAGGATTCCGAGAAAACCGATTGGGAAGTTGAACTTGCGGTCGTTATCGGCACCAAGGCACAGCATGTGTCCGAGGCCGACGCGCTGTCCCATGTGGCGGGTTATGCGAGCTTCAACGACGTGTCAGAGCGCGCTTTTCAGATCGAATTCGGCGGTCAGTGGGTCAAGGGCAAGTCCTGCGACAGCTTCGCGCCCATTGGCCCGTATCTGGCGACCGCAGACGAGGTGCCGGACCCGCAGAACCTTGATCTATGGCTTGATGTGAACGGCACCCGTCGCCAGACTGGCAATACCCGCACGATGGTCTTCTCGGTGGCCGAGATTATCTCTTTCCTCAGCCGTTTCATGACCTTACTGCCCGGAGACGTGATCGCCACCGGCACTCCGCCCGGCGTTGGCATGGGCTTTAAGCCGCCGGTGTATCTGCAACCGGGCGATGTTGTTGAACTGGGCATCGAAGGCCTGGGCGATCAACGCCAAGAAGTCATCAAATTCAACGGGTAA
- the phoB gene encoding phosphate regulon transcriptional regulator PhoB → MSAAQPQILLVEDEPAQREILAYNLESEGFDVRRAENGEEAILLVAEALPDLIILDWMMPLLSGIEVCRQLKTREDTRNIPVIMLSARSEEVDTVRGLETGADDYVVKPYSMRELMARVRTQLRRVRPASSGAALSYADITLDTERHRVNRAANELKLGPTEYRLLVTLLERPGRVFSRDQLLDHVWGRDIYVDTRTVDVHIARLRKALTSHGGDDPIRTVRGAGYALG, encoded by the coding sequence ATGTCGGCGGCGCAGCCCCAGATCCTGTTGGTGGAAGACGAACCCGCACAGCGCGAAATTCTGGCGTATAACCTTGAATCCGAGGGGTTTGACGTGAGGCGGGCCGAGAATGGCGAAGAAGCGATCCTGCTGGTGGCAGAGGCGCTGCCGGATCTGATTATTCTGGATTGGATGATGCCGCTGCTCAGCGGGATCGAGGTGTGCCGACAGCTCAAGACCCGCGAGGATACGCGCAATATCCCCGTGATCATGCTCTCGGCACGGTCGGAAGAGGTGGACACCGTGCGCGGGTTAGAGACGGGGGCCGATGACTACGTCGTCAAACCCTATTCCATGCGCGAGCTCATGGCTCGTGTGCGTACTCAATTACGCCGGGTGCGCCCGGCATCCTCGGGCGCGGCGCTGAGCTATGCCGATATCACGCTGGACACGGAACGCCACCGCGTGAACCGCGCCGCAAATGAGTTGAAGCTCGGTCCCACAGAGTACCGTTTGTTGGTGACCCTGTTAGAGCGTCCGGGCCGTGTGTTTAGCCGCGATCAACTGCTGGATCATGTCTGGGGGCGCGATATCTACGTTGATACGCGCACCGTGGATGTGCACATCGCGCGGCTGCGCAAGGCGCTAACATCTCACGGTGGCGATGACCCAATCCGCACGGTGCGCGGTGCAGGTTATGCATTAGGGTAG
- the phoU gene encoding phosphate signaling complex protein PhoU produces MQDQHIASAFDRDLESVQAQIMKMGGMVEDAIRLAAQSLETRDEELADQVRGGDKAIDALEELINERAARIIALRAPTAVDLRLILSVIKISASLERIGDYAKNMAKRNSVLAQLPAVADSAGAIRRMCKTVESMLKDALDSYVQRDAELAMDVIARDEDVDQMYNALFREFLTFMMEDPRNITSCMHLHFIAKNVERMGDLVTSIAEQVVYLVTGTHPDEDRPKADNTSTKLKG; encoded by the coding sequence ATGCAAGATCAACACATTGCCTCTGCCTTTGACCGTGACCTCGAAAGCGTTCAGGCACAGATCATGAAAATGGGTGGCATGGTCGAAGATGCCATTCGCCTTGCCGCACAATCGCTGGAAACCCGCGACGAAGAGCTGGCCGATCAGGTCCGCGGCGGGGACAAGGCGATTGACGCGCTCGAAGAGCTGATCAACGAACGCGCCGCCCGCATCATCGCCCTGCGCGCCCCCACAGCCGTGGACCTGCGGTTGATTTTGAGTGTGATCAAGATCAGCGCCAGCTTGGAACGTATTGGCGACTATGCGAAAAACATGGCCAAACGTAATTCAGTTCTCGCACAGCTTCCTGCAGTAGCCGATAGCGCCGGTGCCATCCGCCGCATGTGTAAAACCGTCGAATCCATGCTCAAGGACGCGCTGGATTCCTATGTGCAGCGCGACGCTGAACTGGCAATGGACGTGATCGCACGCGATGAAGACGTCGACCAGATGTACAACGCGCTGTTCCGTGAATTCCTCACCTTCATGATGGAAGACCCGCGCAACATTACATCGTGTATGCACCTGCATTTCATCGCGAAAAACGTGGAACGCATGGGCGACCTGGTCACATCAATCGCGGAACAGGTCGTCTATCTGGTGACCGGCACCCATCCGGACGAGGACCGCCCAAAGGCGGATAACACCTCCACCAAGCTGAAGGGGTAG
- the pstB gene encoding phosphate ABC transporter ATP-binding protein PstB, whose translation MKDNVISETDVTTNQTKIAARNVQVFYGDTHAIKDVSVDIQDKTVTAFIGPSGCGKSTFLRCINRMNDTIDICTVKGDILIDGEDIYDSAVDPVQLRAKVGMVFQKPNPFPKSIYDNVAYGPRIHGLARNKSELDDIVERALKRGAIWNEVKDRLHAPGTGLSGGQQQRLCIARAVATEPEVLLMDEPCSALDPIATAQVEELIDELRQDYSVVIVTHSMQQAARVSQKTAFFHLGNLVEFGETDKIFTSPEDPRTESYITGRIG comes from the coding sequence ATGAAAGACAACGTAATTTCGGAGACGGACGTGACAACGAACCAAACAAAAATCGCCGCCCGCAACGTGCAGGTTTTCTACGGGGACACCCACGCGATCAAGGATGTCTCTGTCGATATTCAAGACAAAACCGTCACCGCCTTCATCGGTCCATCAGGCTGCGGGAAATCGACTTTCCTGCGGTGTATCAACCGGATGAACGACACGATTGATATCTGCACTGTCAAGGGCGATATCCTGATCGACGGCGAAGACATCTACGACAGCGCGGTCGATCCGGTGCAACTGCGCGCCAAGGTCGGCATGGTGTTCCAAAAGCCGAACCCGTTCCCCAAATCGATCTACGACAACGTTGCCTATGGCCCCCGTATCCACGGTCTGGCCCGCAATAAGTCCGAGCTTGACGATATCGTTGAACGCGCCCTGAAACGCGGTGCCATCTGGAACGAGGTCAAGGACCGTCTGCACGCGCCCGGCACTGGCCTTTCAGGCGGGCAACAGCAACGTCTGTGCATCGCCCGTGCCGTTGCGACCGAACCCGAAGTGCTGCTGATGGATGAACCCTGTTCCGCGCTTGACCCGATCGCGACCGCCCAGGTCGAAGAGCTGATCGACGAGCTGCGTCAGGACTATTCGGTCGTGATCGTCACACACTCCATGCAGCAGGCCGCACGGGTGAGCCAGAAAACAGCGTTCTTCCACCTTGGCAATCTGGTGGAGTTCGGCGAGACCGACAAAATTTTCACGTCGCCCGAAGACCCTCGGACGGAAAGCTACATCACTGGCCGGATTGGATAA
- the pstA gene encoding phosphate ABC transporter permease PstA — protein sequence MTDMPNTATPRHSLLKPDARTVKRNRAEARFKSYGIAAIAVGLLMLAILLTTIIGRGAGAFQQTFLTLNVQLLEEKLDKNGNRNLDEIKKVSTFGYAPLMAAALEAKVAETGITTDLKPKAMAGILSKDAAAQLRDFVLDNPELIGTAVEFEFLTNSRVDGYMKGRVTRDSIANDKSISAEQLDLVDALVADGALEKRFNLDFITGADASDARPEAAGMGVSMLGSLFMMLVVLALALPIGVAASIYLEEFAPKNLLTDIIEVNISNLAAVPSIVFGILGLAVFINYMHLPNSAPLVGGLVLTLMTLPTIIISTRASLKSVPPSIRDAALGVGASKMQSVFHHVLPLAAPGILTGTIIGLAQALGETAPLLLIGMVGFIASNPPDGIASGLMDPNSAMPAQIYEWAKRADPAFYERAWGGIIILLVFLITMNAIAVMLRRRFERRW from the coding sequence ATGACCGACATGCCCAACACCGCAACGCCGCGCCATTCGCTGCTGAAGCCCGACGCGCGCACCGTCAAACGCAACCGCGCCGAGGCCCGTTTCAAATCCTACGGTATCGCCGCAATCGCCGTGGGCCTGCTGATGCTGGCAATCTTGCTGACCACGATCATCGGTCGCGGCGCAGGGGCCTTTCAACAGACGTTCCTGACGCTGAACGTGCAACTGCTTGAGGAAAAGCTGGACAAGAACGGCAACCGTAATCTGGACGAGATCAAGAAGGTATCGACCTTCGGCTACGCGCCGCTGATGGCCGCCGCGCTCGAGGCTAAGGTGGCCGAGACCGGTATTACCACGGACCTAAAGCCCAAGGCGATGGCGGGTATCCTGTCCAAGGATGCGGCGGCACAGCTGCGTGACTTTGTGCTGGATAACCCCGAGCTTATCGGCACCGCGGTCGAGTTTGAATTCCTGACCAACAGCCGCGTCGATGGCTATATGAAGGGCCGCGTCACGCGCGACAGCATCGCCAACGACAAAAGCATCAGCGCAGAGCAGCTTGATCTGGTGGACGCCCTTGTCGCAGATGGGGCGCTTGAGAAACGCTTCAACCTCGATTTCATCACAGGTGCCGATGCGTCTGACGCCCGACCCGAGGCGGCGGGCATGGGGGTCTCGATGCTTGGCTCGCTCTTTATGATGCTGGTGGTGCTGGCACTGGCGCTGCCCATCGGGGTGGCCGCATCGATCTACCTTGAAGAGTTCGCCCCCAAGAACCTGCTGACCGATATCATCGAGGTGAATATCTCTAACCTCGCGGCGGTACCGTCGATTGTCTTCGGTATTCTGGGTCTGGCGGTCTTCATCAACTATATGCACCTGCCAAACTCGGCCCCGCTGGTGGGTGGACTGGTGCTGACGCTGATGACACTGCCGACGATCATCATCTCGACCCGCGCCTCGCTGAAATCTGTCCCACCCAGCATCCGTGACGCGGCACTGGGGGTAGGGGCATCAAAAATGCAATCGGTGTTCCACCACGTGCTGCCCTTGGCTGCTCCGGGTATCCTCACTGGCACAATCATCGGTCTGGCGCAGGCGCTTGGTGAAACGGCCCCGTTGCTGCTGATCGGCATGGTGGGCTTCATCGCGTCGAACCCGCCCGACGGCATCGCATCGGGGCTGATGGACCCGAACTCCGCCATGCCGGCGCAGATCTACGAATGGGCCAAACGCGCCGATCCAGCGTTCTATGAACGCGCCTGGGGCGGTATCATCATCTTGCTGGTCTTTTTGATCACCATGAACGCCATCGCCGTAATGCTGCGGCGCCGGTTCGAGCGGCGCTGGTAA
- the pstC gene encoding phosphate ABC transporter permease subunit PstC — translation MRDIFNVGSTTLLVAVVLILTVLAYGLVRSRAMSSVSGDARKLHSLPNYYGYNAAMLTAIPALFVLAIWMLVQPMLIQNAVIDMIPQSAVNEGSSVNLVMSDVRRVANGLDAAVQSGALDAQSARDLDVTGTDVRALLAGTGVALGSDVTPEVLAAAQRYRSMEYTGRWLMIAVISVLALAGLFIAMRTARADFRARNTVERFLLGLLVLAASLAILTTVGIVLSMLFETLNFFRLHPWQDFFLGTTWAPNFRGDSDLSILPLLWGTLYISIIALLVAVPIGLFAAIYLSEYANNKVRSFAKPLLEILAGIPTIVYGLFALLTVGPFLVNIFGRGENGLLGVDWMSGATSVLTAGLVMGIMLIPFVSSLSDDIINAVPQSMRDGSFGLGATHSETIRQVVMPAALPGIVGAVLLAASRAIGETMIVVLGAGAIARISGNPLEAMTTITTRIVSQLTGDTDFASPETLVAFALGLTLFVLTLGLNVLALYIVRKYREQYE, via the coding sequence ATGCGCGATATTTTCAATGTGGGATCTACCACGCTCTTAGTTGCCGTTGTTTTGATATTAACAGTCCTTGCCTATGGTCTGGTGCGCAGCCGGGCCATGTCGTCCGTCTCGGGCGATGCGCGCAAGCTGCACTCCCTTCCGAATTACTACGGCTATAACGCCGCCATGCTCACCGCCATTCCGGCGCTGTTTGTGCTGGCGATCTGGATGCTGGTACAGCCGATGCTGATCCAGAACGCGGTCATCGACATGATCCCGCAAAGCGCCGTCAACGAAGGCTCTTCGGTCAATCTGGTGATGAGCGACGTGCGCCGCGTGGCCAACGGGCTGGACGCGGCCGTGCAGTCAGGCGCGTTGGATGCGCAAAGCGCCCGTGATCTGGACGTGACCGGCACCGACGTGCGCGCGCTGCTGGCGGGCACGGGCGTGGCGCTTGGGTCTGACGTGACGCCAGAGGTGCTGGCCGCCGCGCAGCGCTACCGGTCGATGGAGTACACCGGCCGCTGGCTGATGATCGCGGTGATCTCTGTTTTGGCGCTGGCCGGTCTGTTCATCGCGATGCGCACCGCACGGGCCGATTTTCGCGCGCGCAATACGGTGGAACGCTTTCTGCTGGGGTTGCTGGTGCTCGCCGCGTCGCTGGCGATCCTGACCACCGTGGGGATCGTCCTGTCGATGCTGTTCGAGACGCTGAACTTCTTCCGCCTACACCCGTGGCAGGATTTCTTTCTGGGCACCACATGGGCCCCGAACTTCCGCGGGGACAGTGACCTGTCGATCCTGCCGCTGCTTTGGGGGACGCTCTATATCTCGATCATCGCGCTGCTGGTGGCCGTGCCCATCGGTCTCTTTGCCGCGATCTACCTGTCGGAATACGCTAACAACAAAGTACGCTCTTTCGCCAAGCCTTTGCTGGAGATCCTCGCCGGTATTCCGACGATTGTTTACGGTCTTTTTGCCTTGCTGACGGTGGGGCCGTTCCTTGTGAACATCTTTGGCCGCGGCGAGAATGGTCTGCTGGGTGTCGACTGGATGAGCGGGGCGACATCGGTCCTGACGGCGGGGCTGGTCATGGGCATCATGTTGATCCCTTTCGTTTCCTCCCTCAGCGACGATATCATCAACGCTGTGCCGCAGTCGATGCGCGACGGGTCATTTGGCTTGGGCGCGACCCATTCCGAAACCATCCGCCAGGTCGTGATGCCTGCCGCTTTGCCGGGGATCGTGGGGGCTGTGCTTCTCGCCGCGAGCCGGGCCATCGGCGAGACGATGATCGTTGTGCTGGGGGCAGGGGCCATCGCCCGCATCTCGGGCAACCCGCTGGAAGCGATGACAACCATCACCACCCGTATCGTCAGCCAGCTGACCGGGGATACCGACTTTGCCAGCCCTGAAACGCTGGTCGCCTTTGCCCTTGGTCTGACGCTGTTCGTGCTGACCTTGGGGCTGAACGTTCTGGCGCTTTATATCGTGCGCAAATACCGGGAGCAGTACGAATGA
- a CDS encoding substrate-binding domain-containing protein yields MSLVKLTTSALAIAAVSATAAAARDQVQVAGSSTVLPYASIVAEAFGENFDFPTPVVESGGSSAGLKRFCEGVGENTIDVANASRQIKSSEVEACAANGVTDIIEVQIGYDGIVFASDINGNTFEFTPEDWYKALSAEVVVDGEIVANPNKMWSDVNASFPEQPIQAYIPGTKHGTREVFEEKVILAGCEETGDFEAFKAANGDDKKAAEKACIALRTDGLSVDIDGDYTETLARIESNKDGIGVFGLAFYENNTDKLTVANMGGIEPTVETISSGDYPVSRPLFFYVKKAHIGVIPGLKEYAEFFVADEIAGPDGPLAEYGLVSDPELAKTQSVVAEETVMGSGS; encoded by the coding sequence ATGTCGCTCGTTAAACTCACCACTTCCGCGCTGGCCATTGCCGCCGTATCCGCAACCGCCGCTGCCGCGCGTGATCAGGTACAGGTTGCCGGTTCCTCCACTGTTCTGCCCTATGCGTCCATCGTTGCCGAAGCCTTTGGCGAAAACTTCGATTTCCCGACACCTGTTGTTGAATCCGGTGGTTCCTCGGCGGGTCTGAAGCGTTTTTGTGAAGGTGTTGGCGAGAACACAATCGACGTGGCAAACGCCTCGCGCCAGATCAAAAGCTCCGAAGTCGAAGCCTGCGCCGCGAACGGTGTGACCGACATCATCGAAGTCCAGATCGGCTATGACGGCATCGTCTTTGCCTCCGACATCAATGGCAACACATTCGAATTCACCCCCGAAGACTGGTACAAAGCCCTGTCCGCCGAAGTCGTTGTCGACGGCGAGATCGTAGCGAACCCCAACAAGATGTGGTCCGACGTCAATGCCAGCTTCCCCGAGCAGCCGATCCAGGCCTACATCCCCGGTACCAAGCACGGCACGCGCGAAGTTTTCGAAGAAAAAGTGATCCTGGCAGGTTGTGAAGAAACCGGCGACTTCGAAGCGTTCAAGGCCGCGAATGGCGACGACAAGAAAGCCGCTGAAAAAGCATGTATCGCGCTGCGCACCGATGGTCTGTCCGTCGACATCGACGGTGACTACACCGAAACGCTGGCCCGCATCGAAAGCAACAAAGACGGCATCGGCGTCTTTGGTCTGGCCTTCTACGAGAACAACACCGACAAGCTGACCGTCGCCAACATGGGCGGCATTGAGCCCACCGTTGAAACCATCTCGAGCGGCGACTACCCCGTATCCCGCCCGCTGTTCTTCTACGTCAAGAAAGCGCATATCGGCGTGATCCCCGGCCTGAAAGAATATGCCGAGTTCTTCGTGGCAGACGAGATTGCTGGCCCAGACGGTCCTTTGGCTGAATACGGTCTGGTCTCCGACCCAGAACTGGCGAAAACACAGTCGGTTGTTGCTGAAGAAACTGTAATGGGCAGCGGTTCCTAA
- a CDS encoding sensor histidine kinase has protein sequence MVLRPHLPDLLAALPLPTLAVDRAERIVAMNAPAQALLGRGALDRHYINVLRQPAVVDAVEQCQQDDTPREAQYLASDNGNDTTFRVHVRKVTGMDYVLLSFQDITQVTNASQMRRDFVANVSHELRTPLTAMMGFIETLRGPARDDAPARDRFLGIMTGEAERMNRLVGDLLSLSRVESDERVRPTDKVDLRYVLQSTMRNLNPLAVEANVTLVATMGDDPLPLMGDTDQLLQVFTNLIENGIKYGGVGKDVEISVETTLRDPSLRGPAVRVTIRDHGPGIDAVHLPRLTERFYRADSHRSRALGGTGLGLAIVKHILNRHRGRLKITSDLGDGARFTVILPMDVA, from the coding sequence ATGGTTCTGCGCCCGCATCTGCCGGATCTGCTGGCAGCGCTGCCTTTGCCTACACTTGCCGTTGATCGCGCCGAACGTATCGTCGCGATGAATGCGCCGGCCCAAGCCCTGCTGGGCCGTGGCGCGCTGGACCGCCATTACATCAACGTGTTGCGCCAGCCGGCGGTGGTCGATGCGGTCGAACAATGCCAACAGGATGATACCCCGCGCGAGGCGCAATATCTGGCCAGCGACAATGGCAATGACACGACCTTTCGGGTGCACGTCCGAAAGGTGACCGGCATGGATTACGTCTTGCTGAGCTTTCAAGACATCACACAGGTCACCAACGCCAGCCAGATGCGCCGCGATTTTGTTGCCAACGTCAGCCACGAATTGCGCACCCCGCTGACGGCGATGATGGGGTTCATTGAAACCCTACGCGGTCCTGCGCGTGACGACGCCCCCGCACGGGACCGGTTTCTGGGGATTATGACCGGAGAGGCCGAGCGCATGAACCGGCTCGTGGGCGATCTGCTGTCGCTGTCCCGCGTCGAATCGGACGAACGGGTGCGCCCGACGGATAAGGTCGATCTGCGCTATGTGCTGCAATCGACCATGCGCAACCTCAACCCCTTGGCCGTAGAGGCGAATGTGACGTTGGTGGCGACTATGGGGGACGATCCGCTGCCCTTGATGGGGGATACGGACCAGCTGTTGCAGGTGTTCACGAACCTTATTGAGAACGGCATCAAGTATGGGGGCGTGGGCAAAGACGTCGAAATCTCGGTCGAGACGACCTTGCGCGACCCGTCGCTGCGCGGGCCTGCGGTGCGGGTCACCATCCGCGACCACGGGCCGGGGATCGACGCTGTGCACCTGCCGCGCCTGACCGAACGCTTCTACCGCGCCGACAGCCACCGCAGCCGCGCGCTTGGCGGTACGGGGCTGGGGCTGGCGATTGTAAAACATATCCTGAACCGGCACCGTGGACGGCTGAAAATTACCTCTGATCTGGGGGATGGGGCGCGATTCACGGTGATATTGCCTATGGATGTGGCGTGA
- a CDS encoding gamma carbonic anhydrase family protein, with the protein MTLYALADITPQVHADAWVAPDANVIGNVTLEADASVWFGCTLRGDNELILVGKGSNVQENCVFHTDPGCPLTVGENCTIGHKVMLHGCTIGDNSLVGMGATILNGAKIGKNCLIGAGALITENKVIPDGSLVMGAPGKVVRDLDAAAIAGLTASAKHYQDNARRFASQLKPV; encoded by the coding sequence ATGACGCTTTACGCTTTGGCCGATATCACCCCGCAGGTTCACGCGGATGCATGGGTCGCCCCTGATGCTAATGTCATCGGGAATGTGACGCTCGAGGCAGATGCCTCTGTCTGGTTCGGCTGTACGCTGCGCGGCGATAACGAGCTGATCCTCGTGGGCAAGGGCAGTAATGTGCAGGAAAACTGCGTCTTTCATACGGACCCGGGCTGCCCGCTGACCGTGGGGGAGAACTGTACGATCGGTCACAAGGTCATGCTGCACGGCTGTACCATCGGGGATAACTCGCTGGTGGGAATGGGGGCGACGATCCTGAACGGGGCCAAGATCGGCAAGAATTGCCTGATCGGGGCAGGGGCGTTGATTACTGAAAACAAGGTGATCCCGGACGGGTCGCTTGTGATGGGCGCACCGGGCAAGGTTGTGCGTGATCTGGACGCGGCGGCGATTGCGGGGCTGACAGCCAGCGCGAAACACTACCAAGACAACGCGCGGCGCTTTGCCAGCCAGCTAAAACCCGTCTGA
- the gmk gene encoding guanylate kinase yields the protein MSDRRGLLIILSSPSGAGKSTLARKLRDWDTSLEFSVSATTRAPRVGEEDGKDYFFTAEDDFRAMVNDGDMLEHARVFNNYYGSPKGPVQKAIDSGRDVLFDVDWQGAQQISNSTLKQHVLSIFILPPSIKELRRRLETRGQDAPDTIALRMEKSWDEISHWDGYDYVLVNDDLTETEAKLKSIITAERLRLSQQPKLVDHVRALQSEFEDTK from the coding sequence ATGAGCGACCGACGCGGCCTATTGATCATCCTCAGCTCGCCCTCGGGGGCGGGTAAATCGACGCTGGCCCGCAAGCTGCGCGATTGGGATACCTCGCTTGAATTCTCTGTTTCGGCCACCACCCGCGCACCGCGTGTCGGCGAGGAAGACGGCAAGGACTACTTTTTCACAGCCGAGGATGATTTCCGCGCCATGGTGAACGATGGCGATATGCTGGAGCACGCCCGCGTCTTCAACAACTATTACGGCTCGCCCAAGGGACCGGTGCAAAAGGCGATCGACAGCGGCCGCGACGTGCTGTTCGACGTGGATTGGCAGGGCGCGCAGCAGATCAGCAACTCGACGCTCAAGCAGCACGTGCTGTCGATCTTTATCCTGCCGCCCTCGATCAAAGAACTGCGGCGGCGTCTGGAAACCCGTGGTCAGGACGCCCCCGATACCATCGCTTTGCGGATGGAGAAAAGCTGGGACGAGATCAGCCATTGGGACGGTTACGACTACGTGCTGGTCAATGATGACCTGACCGAAACAGAGGCCAAGCTGAAGTCGATCATCACCGCCGAAAGATTGCGCCTTTCGCAGCAGCCGAAACTGGTGGATCATGTGCGCGCGCTGCAATCAGAATTCGAGGACACGAAATGA